A stretch of Flavobacterium sp. N2270 DNA encodes these proteins:
- a CDS encoding NAD(P)H-hydrate dehydratase, with protein MKNLEIDTISKLLKKRLPNSHKGDFGHALLIAGSKQKMGAAIIASRACLRNGVGLLTVSIPKEERSSMYGSIPEAMLHFREEQIDFLKFNSLAVGPGLELDDGSQKLVYSVLLKANYPIVIDADALNILAKNQDWFIQLPKNSILTPHPKEFDRLFGNHNSEEERRNTAIAKAKEFKCIIVLKGHKTFITNGITSFINTTGNAGLAKGGSGDALTGIVLAFLAQGYEPINAAKLAVFMHGLSADITLQTQSEESMLITDVIENLGKAFQEIRSKIK; from the coding sequence ATGAAAAATTTAGAAATTGATACTATAAGTAAACTATTAAAAAAAAGGCTACCAAATTCTCACAAAGGCGATTTTGGTCATGCATTGCTGATTGCTGGAAGTAAACAAAAAATGGGCGCTGCAATTATTGCTTCAAGAGCATGTTTAAGAAACGGTGTAGGTTTATTAACCGTTTCTATTCCTAAAGAAGAACGAAGTTCAATGTACGGCTCAATTCCAGAAGCAATGCTTCATTTTAGAGAAGAACAAATAGATTTTTTAAAATTCAATAGTCTTGCAGTAGGTCCAGGTTTAGAATTAGATGATGGTTCACAAAAATTAGTTTATTCGGTACTTTTAAAAGCAAACTATCCAATAGTTATTGATGCAGATGCTTTAAACATATTGGCAAAAAATCAAGACTGGTTCATTCAATTGCCTAAAAATTCAATTTTAACACCACATCCAAAAGAGTTCGATCGTTTATTTGGAAATCATAATTCAGAAGAAGAAAGAAGAAATACAGCAATAGCAAAAGCGAAAGAATTCAAATGTATTATTGTTTTAAAAGGACACAAAACGTTTATTACAAATGGAATAACTTCTTTCATAAATACAACTGGAAATGCCGGATTAGCAAAAGGAGGTTCTGGCGATGCATTAACCGGAATTGTTTTAGCTTTTTTAGCACAAGGTTATGAACCTATAAATGCTGCAAAATTAGCTGTTTTCATGCACGGCCTTTCAGCAGATATCACTTTACAAACACAAAGTGAAGAAAGTATGTTAATAACCGATGTAATTGAAAATTTAGGTAAAGCGTTTCAAGAAATCCGTTCCAAAATAAAGTAA
- a CDS encoding DUF1294 domain-containing protein, with the protein MKSILIYFIIINTFTFFCFGYDKQLARKNKWRIPERTLFFLVLVGGTIGGLGAMQVFRHKTNKTSFMLVVYGILILQLVLLYFGTDFLKRFT; encoded by the coding sequence TTGAAATCAATATTAATTTATTTTATTATAATAAACACTTTTACTTTCTTTTGTTTTGGTTATGACAAACAATTGGCAAGAAAAAACAAATGGCGTATTCCTGAACGAACTCTTTTCTTTTTAGTTTTAGTTGGCGGAACAATTGGTGGTTTAGGAGCTATGCAAGTTTTTAGACACAAGACGAATAAAACCTCTTTTATGTTAGTCGTTTATGGTATTTTAATTCTTCAATTGGTATTACTTTATTTTGGAACGGATTTCTTGAAACGCTTTACCTAA
- a CDS encoding Tex family protein, whose protein sequence is MTNIQFIKKEVATSDKNIQATLQLLSEDCTIPFISRYRKDFTGNLDEVQIENIAKLAKQYEEIVKRKDSILKSIEEQNALSPELKLKIENSFDLQELEDFYLPYKKTRKTKADTARENGLEPLAKIIMAQNTDDVEFLASKYLNEKVVNEDEALQGARDIVAEWINENIYIRKSLRRMFQRQAEITTKVVKAKKDDEGAQKFVQYFDWSEPISKVPSHRLLAILRAENEGFIKFRVEIDKEEAIAFIEENIIKNKKSDCASHIELAIKDSYKRLLEPAISNETLQEAKTKADAKAIDVFAGNLGQLLLAPPLGEKRVLAIDPGYKSGCKVVCLDEKGDLLYNETIYPHAPQNESAMAMKKIRSMVNAYNIEAISIGNGTASRETEFFIKRIAFDKPVQVFVVSEAGASVYSASKIARDEFPSYDVTVRGAVSIGRRLSDPLAELVKIDAKSIGVGQYQHDVDQNKLKEELDTVVVRCVNSVGININTASKSLLSYVSGIGEKMAENIVNYRSENGPFEDRKQIKKVPRLGEKAFQQAAAFIRIKDGKNPLDNSAVHPEAYKIVEKMAKDLKVSVNELIANKEMISKIQPEKYVSEEIGILSLQDILKELEKPGLDPRKAAKVFEFDANVRSMKDLKTGMILPGIVNNITAFGCFVDVGIKESGLVHISQLKEGYVSDVNEVVKLHQHVQVKVVEVDEARKRIQLSMIL, encoded by the coding sequence ATGACAAACATACAATTCATTAAAAAAGAAGTTGCTACTTCAGATAAAAACATACAAGCTACTTTACAATTACTTTCAGAAGATTGTACGATTCCTTTTATTTCGCGATATCGAAAAGATTTTACTGGAAATTTAGATGAGGTTCAAATTGAAAATATTGCCAAACTTGCCAAACAATATGAAGAAATTGTAAAACGAAAAGATTCTATTCTAAAATCAATTGAAGAGCAAAACGCACTTTCGCCCGAATTAAAATTGAAAATTGAAAATAGTTTCGATTTACAAGAATTAGAAGATTTCTATTTACCGTATAAAAAAACGCGCAAAACAAAAGCCGATACAGCTCGTGAAAACGGATTAGAACCATTAGCAAAAATCATCATGGCACAAAATACTGATGATGTTGAGTTTTTGGCTTCAAAATACTTGAATGAAAAAGTTGTAAATGAAGATGAAGCGTTGCAAGGTGCAAGAGACATCGTTGCCGAATGGATTAATGAAAACATCTACATTCGTAAGAGTTTAAGAAGAATGTTCCAGCGTCAGGCGGAAATTACTACGAAAGTGGTAAAAGCTAAAAAAGACGATGAAGGAGCGCAAAAGTTTGTACAATATTTTGATTGGTCAGAGCCTATTTCAAAAGTACCTTCGCATCGATTATTAGCTATACTTAGAGCAGAAAATGAAGGTTTCATCAAATTTAGAGTGGAAATTGATAAAGAAGAAGCAATTGCTTTCATTGAAGAAAATATCATAAAAAATAAAAAATCAGATTGTGCTTCGCATATAGAATTAGCCATAAAAGACAGTTATAAACGTTTATTAGAGCCCGCTATTTCTAACGAAACCTTACAAGAAGCAAAAACAAAAGCCGATGCTAAAGCAATAGATGTTTTTGCTGGAAATTTAGGTCAACTTTTATTAGCGCCACCATTAGGTGAAAAACGAGTTTTAGCTATCGATCCAGGTTATAAAAGCGGATGTAAAGTAGTTTGTTTAGACGAAAAAGGCGATTTATTATACAACGAAACCATTTATCCACATGCGCCACAAAACGAAAGTGCCATGGCAATGAAAAAAATCCGTTCTATGGTAAATGCTTACAATATTGAAGCAATTTCGATAGGAAATGGAACAGCTAGTCGTGAAACCGAATTCTTCATTAAAAGAATAGCATTCGACAAGCCGGTACAGGTTTTTGTAGTTTCAGAAGCTGGTGCTTCGGTTTATTCTGCTTCTAAAATTGCAAGAGATGAATTTCCAAGTTATGATGTAACCGTTCGTGGAGCAGTTTCGATTGGAAGACGACTTTCAGATCCTTTGGCCGAATTGGTAAAAATTGATGCAAAATCTATTGGAGTTGGGCAATACCAGCACGATGTGGACCAAAATAAATTAAAAGAAGAATTAGATACGGTTGTGGTTCGTTGTGTAAATTCTGTAGGAATTAATATTAATACAGCCAGTAAATCGTTATTGAGTTATGTTTCTGGAATTGGTGAAAAAATGGCCGAAAACATTGTGAATTATCGTTCCGAAAACGGACCATTTGAAGACCGAAAGCAAATTAAAAAAGTACCGAGATTAGGCGAAAAAGCATTCCAACAAGCAGCAGCTTTCATTAGAATTAAAGACGGAAAAAATCCATTAGACAATTCAGCCGTTCATCCAGAAGCTTATAAAATTGTCGAAAAAATGGCAAAAGATTTAAAAGTTTCGGTGAACGAATTGATTGCTAATAAAGAAATGATAAGTAAGATTCAACCTGAAAAATATGTTTCAGAAGAAATAGGAATTTTAAGTTTACAAGATATTTTAAAAGAATTAGAGAAACCAGGTTTAGATCCAAGAAAAGCAGCAAAAGTATTTGAATTTGACGCTAATGTTCGTTCCATGAAGGATTTAAAAACCGGAATGATTTTACCCGGAATTGTAAATAACATCACCGCGTTTGGTTGTTTTGTAGATGTTGGAATTAAAGAAAGCGGACTAGTACATATTTCCCAACTAAAAGAAGGTTATGTTTCAGATGTAAACGAAGTAGTAAAGCTACACCAACACGTGCAAGTAAAAGTAGTTGAGGTGGATGAAGCAAGAAAACGAATTCAACTTTCGATGATATTATAG
- a CDS encoding twin-arginine translocase TatA/TatE family subunit, whose product MNTLSIFLGVIGAPQVILIVVIVLLLFGGKKIPELMKGLGGGVKEFKNAMKDEENKESKKDEETTTKE is encoded by the coding sequence ATGAATACATTATCAATATTTTTAGGTGTTATTGGAGCGCCGCAAGTTATATTAATTGTTGTTATTGTTTTATTACTTTTTGGTGGTAAAAAAATTCCAGAATTGATGAAAGGACTTGGTGGAGGTGTTAAAGAATTTAAAAACGCCATGAAAGACGAAGAAAATAAAGAGTCTAAAAAAGACGAAGAAACTACTACTAAAGAGTAA
- a CDS encoding murein hydrolase activator EnvC family protein: MSTKNLKRKLFFRKIFRKLLNKRRLVVLNEDTFEETFSLKLNLMNVFVVLMLSSIFLIGITTYIIAFTSLREYIPGYASTKLKKDALHLTIKTDSLENAVKLNDLYISSIKKILTGDVEYAKLSKDSLIAAERAKLDVSKTAASEAEIQLKEQTKNEDKYNVFESAKPKVNFVLFPPVQGPVIEKFNTTNKHLAVKIAVANNTPIKSIANGTIVFADWTPSNGYVIIIRHQDVILSVYKNAASLTKNQGDTVRSGEVIALAGNSTSNNTSTNLHFELWKDGFPIDPTQFINFE; the protein is encoded by the coding sequence ATGTCTACTAAAAATTTAAAAAGAAAACTTTTTTTCAGAAAAATCTTTCGAAAACTCTTAAATAAGAGAAGGTTGGTTGTTTTAAATGAAGATACTTTTGAAGAAACATTTTCATTAAAGCTAAATTTAATGAATGTTTTTGTGGTTCTAATGCTTTCTTCTATTTTTTTAATAGGGATTACTACTTACATAATTGCATTTACATCATTAAGAGAATATATTCCAGGTTATGCTTCCACTAAACTAAAAAAAGACGCTTTACATTTAACGATTAAAACAGACTCTTTAGAAAATGCAGTTAAATTAAATGATTTATATATTTCTTCTATTAAAAAAATATTAACTGGAGATGTCGAATATGCTAAATTGAGTAAAGATTCATTAATAGCAGCCGAAAGGGCAAAATTAGATGTTTCTAAAACTGCAGCTTCTGAAGCCGAAATTCAACTGAAAGAACAAACAAAAAATGAAGATAAATATAACGTCTTTGAGTCAGCAAAACCAAAAGTTAACTTTGTATTATTTCCACCTGTTCAAGGTCCAGTTATTGAAAAATTCAATACTACAAATAAACATTTAGCCGTTAAAATTGCTGTTGCAAACAATACACCAATTAAATCTATTGCTAACGGAACCATTGTTTTTGCCGATTGGACACCGTCAAACGGATATGTAATTATTATAAGACATCAAGATGTTATTTTATCGGTCTATAAAAACGCGGCTTCTTTAACTAAAAATCAAGGTGATACTGTTCGCTCAGGAGAAGTTATTGCTTTAGCGGGTAATTCAACATCTAATAATACAAGTACAAATCTTCATTTTGAACTTTGGAAAGATGGTTTCCCTATTGACCCCACACAATTCATTAATTTTGAATAA
- a CDS encoding GH3 auxin-responsive promoter family protein: MTLKAFAAKLFAKRIHTATQKWATNPIVTQEKTFQELLAMAKETQFGKDHNFHTIKTFQEFAEQVPVRDYEQLKPYIDRVVKGEENILWKGKPLYFAKTSGTTSGAKYIPLTKESMPFHIQAARNAILSYIQETGKADFVNGKMIFLQGSPVLEDKNGVQLGRLSGIVAHFVPKYLQKNRMPSWETNCIEDWETKVNAIVEETIHEDMSVISGIPSWVQMYFEKLKEKANKPVGEIFKNFNLFIYGGVNFEPYRAKFENLLGRKVDSIELFPASEGFFAYQDSQKEKGMLLLLNSGIFYEFIRADEFYTENPKRLTIGEVELNVNYVLIISTNAGLWAYNIGDTVQFTSLKPYRIIVSGRIKHFISAFGEHVIAKEVESALQEATENSDVRINEFTVAPQINPTSGLPYHEWFIEFENEPNNLEEFALQIDNAMRKQNIYYDDLIVGKVLRTLVITKVIKNGFQEYMKSIGKLGGQNKLPRLSDNRIIADKLERE; the protein is encoded by the coding sequence ATGACTTTAAAAGCTTTTGCAGCAAAATTATTTGCGAAAAGAATTCATACTGCCACACAAAAATGGGCAACTAATCCTATAGTTACTCAAGAAAAAACGTTTCAAGAATTACTGGCTATGGCCAAAGAAACACAGTTTGGTAAAGATCATAATTTCCATACAATAAAAACGTTTCAAGAATTTGCTGAGCAAGTTCCTGTTCGCGATTATGAACAACTGAAACCTTATATAGATAGAGTTGTAAAAGGCGAAGAAAATATACTTTGGAAAGGAAAACCTTTATATTTTGCCAAAACATCTGGAACTACTTCTGGAGCAAAATACATTCCGCTTACAAAAGAATCAATGCCTTTTCACATTCAAGCGGCTCGAAATGCTATTTTGAGTTACATTCAAGAAACAGGAAAAGCCGATTTTGTAAATGGAAAAATGATATTCTTACAAGGAAGTCCGGTTTTAGAAGATAAAAACGGAGTTCAGTTAGGCCGACTTTCCGGAATTGTAGCACATTTTGTTCCAAAATATTTACAAAAAAACCGAATGCCCAGTTGGGAAACCAATTGTATTGAAGATTGGGAAACCAAAGTAAATGCAATTGTTGAAGAAACAATTCATGAAGATATGTCGGTTATTTCCGGAATTCCTTCTTGGGTACAAATGTATTTTGAAAAGTTAAAAGAAAAAGCAAATAAGCCTGTGGGCGAAATTTTCAAAAACTTTAATTTATTCATTTATGGTGGCGTTAATTTCGAACCTTACAGAGCTAAGTTTGAAAATTTATTAGGAAGAAAAGTAGATTCTATAGAACTTTTTCCAGCTTCAGAAGGTTTTTTCGCTTACCAAGATTCCCAAAAAGAAAAAGGAATGTTGCTGCTGTTGAACTCGGGAATTTTTTACGAATTTATAAGAGCAGATGAATTTTACACTGAAAATCCAAAACGACTTACTATTGGTGAAGTTGAACTTAATGTAAACTACGTTCTAATCATTTCTACCAATGCAGGACTTTGGGCCTATAATATTGGCGATACCGTTCAATTTACTTCTTTAAAACCTTACAGAATAATTGTTTCCGGGCGAATAAAACATTTTATATCGGCTTTTGGAGAACATGTCATTGCAAAAGAAGTAGAAAGTGCTTTACAAGAAGCAACAGAAAACTCAGATGTAAGAATAAACGAATTTACTGTTGCACCACAAATTAACCCAACTTCAGGCTTACCATATCATGAATGGTTTATTGAATTTGAAAACGAACCTAATAATTTAGAAGAATTTGCGTTACAAATAGATAATGCTATGCGAAAGCAAAACATTTATTATGACGATTTAATTGTAGGTAAAGTTTTAAGAACATTGGTAATTACTAAAGTAATTAAAAATGGTTTTCAAGAGTATATGAAATCTATTGGAAAATTAGGCGGACAAAATAAATTACCAAGATTAAGTGATAATAGAATTATTGCTGATAAATTAGAAAGAGAATAG
- a CDS encoding carboxypeptidase-like regulatory domain-containing protein — MKEKRFLSLILFIAAFSLSAQVKGIVLDSISDKPIVYAAVMYENSKIGVNTDENGNFILPQKDSLNIIHASNLGYFDKKISKDSNLIIKLAPKIYNLNEVVVTDKRNNEELIIGDIKKKGTGFSNGGTSHIWAKLFQFEDKFYVFKHVKEIKFITNSRVKNSILKLRLFTIDSLNIIKDDLIKEDIIITCKKGKQIQTIDISEYNIIFPEEGLMIGFENLVIEENKFEYIYTIEGQKGKHKGISYEPKIKGFFNNEATVYSISNNKAFLMIYKAKNQEGFHDISLQITLTN, encoded by the coding sequence ATGAAAGAGAAAAGATTTTTGAGTTTGATTTTATTCATTGCTGCATTTTCCCTTTCTGCTCAAGTAAAAGGAATTGTTTTGGATAGTATTTCAGATAAGCCTATTGTTTATGCAGCAGTTATGTATGAAAACTCTAAAATTGGAGTAAACACAGATGAAAACGGAAATTTTATTTTACCTCAAAAAGATTCTTTAAACATAATTCATGCTTCTAATTTGGGTTATTTTGATAAAAAAATATCCAAAGATTCAAATTTAATTATAAAACTTGCTCCAAAAATTTATAACTTAAATGAAGTTGTTGTTACTGATAAAAGAAACAATGAGGAATTAATTATTGGAGATATAAAGAAAAAAGGAACTGGTTTTAGTAATGGAGGAACATCACATATTTGGGCCAAACTATTCCAATTTGAAGATAAATTTTACGTTTTTAAACATGTTAAAGAAATTAAGTTCATTACTAACTCAAGAGTAAAAAACTCAATACTTAAATTAAGATTATTTACAATCGATTCACTTAACATAATTAAAGATGATTTAATAAAAGAAGATATTATTATTACCTGTAAAAAAGGAAAACAAATTCAAACGATAGATATTTCAGAATATAATATTATTTTTCCTGAAGAAGGCTTAATGATTGGATTTGAAAATTTAGTTATAGAAGAAAACAAATTCGAATATATTTATACAATTGAAGGACAAAAAGGCAAACACAAAGGAATTAGTTATGAACCTAAAATTAAAGGTTTTTTTAATAATGAAGCAACAGTTTACTCCATTTCAAACAACAAAGCCTTTTTAATGATTTATAAAGCAAAAAATCAAGAAGGTTTTCACGATATAAGCTTACAAATCACATTAACCAATTAA
- a CDS encoding carboxypeptidase-like regulatory domain-containing protein, producing the protein MKQFFFLLLTTFSLSAQVKGIVKDNSTGEPIPFVNIWVENENIGTTTEIDGTFSINVKEKDKKLIISVLGYETQTLKQAEFMNIELMPKLYELNDVVVLMKKQSKYLEIGNVDHTIMQAFDNGPKVEAKYFPYDSKYKKLKFIKKVTIFTDCRIDSASLKIRFFSVDSLGNPSYELLNRDFIVTVKKGVIKHKFDVSEFNLTMPTNGIFVAYEKLLISDNRTSKGYQPYVLYNHVDRDFYFVFTGGKWYKLINNEDPLEQISINEPAINLILTN; encoded by the coding sequence ATGAAGCAATTTTTTTTCTTATTACTAACTACATTTTCCCTTTCCGCACAAGTAAAAGGAATCGTTAAAGATAACAGTACTGGCGAACCTATTCCATTTGTAAATATTTGGGTTGAAAATGAGAATATTGGAACTACTACTGAAATAGACGGAACATTTTCTATTAACGTTAAGGAAAAAGATAAAAAATTAATCATCTCTGTTTTAGGATATGAAACACAGACTTTAAAACAAGCCGAATTCATGAATATTGAGCTTATGCCAAAATTGTATGAACTTAATGATGTGGTTGTTTTAATGAAGAAACAATCCAAGTATTTAGAAATTGGAAATGTAGATCACACTATTATGCAAGCTTTTGATAACGGTCCAAAAGTGGAAGCAAAATATTTTCCTTATGATTCAAAATACAAGAAACTAAAATTCATAAAAAAAGTCACCATTTTTACCGATTGTAGAATTGACAGCGCTTCTCTAAAAATTCGTTTTTTCAGCGTTGATTCTTTAGGAAATCCAAGTTATGAATTATTAAATAGAGATTTTATTGTTACTGTAAAAAAAGGAGTTATAAAACATAAATTTGATGTTTCAGAATTCAATTTAACCATGCCAACCAATGGAATTTTTGTAGCTTATGAAAAACTATTAATCTCAGATAACAGAACATCAAAAGGATATCAACCATATGTTTTATACAATCATGTGGATCGTGATTTTTATTTTGTTTTTACGGGTGGAAAATGGTATAAACTCATTAACAATGAAGATCCACTAGAGCAAATTAGCATCAATGAACCTGCTATAAATCTAATCCTTACTAACTAA
- a CDS encoding DUF6909 family protein — MKEIKNISRSRAQESSAAIERLYITMRHLFNRGFYKPMGVSGETLREALLSLRPEIYGSIAEEKVELSGLLYVIERLPIGIEQCRYINLTSDEGYSNSHFKAIVPPKRRRNCYRIDDEQMNIEITRGRSDIYDILTHLTFIFIESHKIKDRVLIDEEGKVSRDWEKLEETVLNTKKLTLVEREKAISHAANILGRTFAEVQSIYPDFATADAPERFLHIVYWLGKLAIEEVVDNNKRTITFSPILRERLGHHIYGEIWANNIKEVLEKNNLLQRPIHVISANMHSVMNSIFAKPVLESKYKGKSDYVIYEDLSSSSNNDLRKKVETVAMQQGMVFLPDTSGTNIDVQIFDTAKIDLKKSAFPTAQINGEKPVLIVMDYAFGEQAYETIDELLKPYKKGKDKTFINVESVSIMGKAGILEGGKGDIMIPCAHINEGTADNYPFENELTAEMFKGHDMPVFAGPMVTVLGTSLQNRDLLKFFHESTWKAIGLEMEGAYYQKAIQSASKIRKSINPNVKVRYAYYASDNPLETGSTLASGGLGTTGVKPTYLITIKILEQIFNVK; from the coding sequence ATGAAAGAAATTAAAAACATTTCGCGTTCTAGAGCGCAAGAGTCGTCAGCAGCTATTGAACGACTGTACATTACCATGAGACATTTATTTAACAGAGGTTTTTATAAACCAATGGGTGTTTCAGGAGAAACTTTAAGAGAAGCCTTACTATCACTTCGACCAGAAATTTACGGAAGTATTGCAGAAGAAAAAGTAGAATTAAGCGGATTATTATATGTAATTGAGCGATTACCTATTGGTATCGAACAATGCAGATATATTAATTTAACTTCAGATGAAGGATATTCAAATTCTCATTTTAAAGCAATTGTTCCTCCAAAAAGAAGAAGAAATTGTTATCGTATTGACGATGAACAAATGAATATTGAAATTACACGTGGACGTTCAGATATTTATGATATTTTAACCCATTTAACCTTTATTTTTATTGAATCTCATAAAATTAAAGATCGCGTTTTAATTGATGAAGAAGGAAAGGTTTCTCGCGATTGGGAAAAATTAGAAGAAACAGTTTTAAATACTAAAAAACTTACTTTAGTGGAAAGAGAAAAAGCAATTTCTCATGCCGCTAATATTTTAGGAAGAACATTTGCAGAAGTACAAAGTATTTACCCAGATTTTGCTACAGCAGATGCTCCAGAACGTTTTTTACATATTGTATATTGGTTAGGAAAACTAGCTATTGAAGAAGTAGTAGATAATAATAAACGTACTATTACTTTTAGTCCTATTCTTAGAGAGCGCTTAGGACACCATATTTATGGAGAAATTTGGGCAAATAACATTAAAGAAGTTTTAGAAAAAAATAATTTATTACAAAGACCAATTCATGTTATAAGTGCCAATATGCACAGTGTAATGAATTCTATTTTTGCTAAACCCGTTTTAGAATCTAAATACAAAGGAAAGTCTGATTATGTGATTTATGAAGATTTAAGCAGTTCTTCTAATAACGATTTACGTAAAAAAGTAGAAACTGTTGCCATGCAACAAGGAATGGTTTTTTTACCAGATACTTCAGGAACCAATATTGATGTTCAAATTTTTGATACTGCAAAGATTGATTTAAAGAAATCAGCATTTCCAACTGCACAAATTAATGGTGAAAAACCCGTTTTAATTGTAATGGATTATGCTTTTGGGGAACAAGCCTACGAAACTATTGATGAGCTTTTAAAACCATATAAAAAAGGAAAAGACAAAACATTTATTAATGTTGAATCGGTTTCGATAATGGGTAAAGCTGGAATTCTTGAAGGCGGAAAAGGAGACATTATGATTCCTTGTGCACACATAAACGAAGGAACTGCAGACAATTACCCTTTTGAAAATGAATTAACAGCAGAAATGTTTAAAGGACATGATATGCCTGTTTTTGCAGGACCAATGGTTACTGTTCTTGGTACCTCTTTACAAAATAGAGATTTATTAAAGTTTTTCCATGAATCAACTTGGAAAGCTATAGGTTTAGAAATGGAAGGAGCTTATTATCAAAAAGCAATTCAATCGGCTTCTAAAATTAGAAAAAGTATTAACCCAAATGTAAAAGTTCGATATGCTTATTATGCATCTGATAACCCTTTGGAAACAGGTAGCACACTAGCTTCAGGAGGATTAGGAACAACAGGTGTAAAACCAACGTACTTAATTACCATTAAAATTCTAGAACAAATTTTCAACGTTAAATAA
- the rfbB gene encoding dTDP-glucose 4,6-dehydratase encodes MKHILVTGGAGFIGSNFIPYFLEKNQDYHIVNLDLLTYAGDLANLKETENHNRYTFIQGDICDGNFIKELFIKHQFHDVVHFAAESHVDNSISGPEAFIKTNVLGTFNLLDTARKLWMNGPNDYKENFKNARFHHVSTDEVYGTLGEIGLFEETTPYAPNSPYSASKAGSDMIVRSYFHTYGMNVITTNCSNNYGPKQHNEKLIPTIIRKAITGEPIPIYGDGKNVRDWLYVLDHCKGIELAFKIGKAGETYNIGGRNERNNLQIVNTICEILNSKIPLKEGKYQDLITFVKDRPGHDMRYAIDATKIENDLGWKADENFDTGILKTIEWYLEKFKK; translated from the coding sequence ATGAAACATATTTTAGTAACAGGTGGAGCTGGATTTATTGGATCTAATTTTATTCCTTATTTTTTGGAAAAAAACCAAGATTATCATATAGTTAACCTTGACTTATTAACTTATGCGGGTGATTTAGCAAACTTAAAAGAAACTGAAAATCATAATAGATACACTTTTATACAAGGAGATATTTGTGATGGTAATTTTATAAAAGAATTATTTATTAAACATCAATTTCATGATGTAGTTCACTTCGCTGCCGAAAGCCATGTAGATAATTCTATTTCTGGTCCGGAAGCTTTTATTAAAACTAATGTTTTAGGAACGTTTAATTTATTAGACACAGCCAGAAAACTTTGGATGAACGGCCCAAATGATTATAAAGAAAACTTTAAAAATGCTCGTTTTCACCATGTTTCTACCGATGAGGTTTATGGAACACTTGGCGAAATTGGTTTGTTTGAAGAAACCACACCTTATGCGCCAAATAGTCCGTATTCTGCTTCAAAAGCAGGTTCAGATATGATAGTTAGAAGTTATTTTCACACCTACGGAATGAATGTGATTACTACTAATTGTTCTAATAATTACGGACCAAAACAACATAACGAAAAGTTGATTCCAACAATCATTCGTAAAGCAATTACAGGTGAACCTATTCCCATTTATGGCGATGGAAAAAATGTACGCGATTGGCTGTATGTTTTAGATCATTGTAAAGGCATTGAATTGGCTTTTAAAATTGGTAAAGCAGGTGAAACCTATAATATTGGTGGAAGAAATGAAAGAAATAATTTGCAGATAGTAAATACTATTTGTGAAATATTAAATTCAAAAATTCCATTAAAAGAAGGAAAATATCAAGATTTAATTACGTTTGTAAAAGATCGCCCGGGTCATGATATGCGTTATGCAATTGATGCTACTAAAATTGAAAATGATTTAGGTTGGAAAGCCGATGAAAATTTTGATACAGGAATTCTTAAAACCATAGAATGGTATTTAGAAAAGTTTAAAAAATAG